In Aspergillus luchuensis IFO 4308 DNA, chromosome 1, nearly complete sequence, the following are encoded in one genomic region:
- the ATG22_1 gene encoding MFS transporter (COG:P;~EggNog:ENOG410PICK;~InterPro:IPR024671,IPR020846,IPR036259;~PFAM:PF07690,PF11700;~TransMembrane:12 (i38-61o129-148i160-179o185-205i291-311o323-342i383-408o420-440i452-471o491-510i522-545o551-572i);~go_function: GO:0022857 - transmembrane transporter activity [Evidence IEA]) → MQNCTNSLEVQTASIRPPPPDFPGDDTRPTSKKELAGWYSYGWAAEVFTVCAMGSFLPITLEQMARDRGVLLSDKTTPCSASWSSLELTSPSRTWNTIFDTAASIKPGSPRTSQCIIHILGVEVNTASFAMYTFSLSVFIQAILIISMSGAADHGSYRKMLLVIFALIGSVSTMLFLAVVPRLYLLGGLLAIIANTCFGASFVLLNSFLPLLVRYHPILLGGHGEEDSPTEPNHDSTSTADGSGQTDETEVTSLLRPEQSRNASTTGDDTQVFASKTSQELKLSTKLSSNGIGIGYIGAVILQAICILVVVETHQTTFSLRLVLFLIGLWWFTFTIPAAMWLRARPGPPLPYGKETRTWTSYMAYAWKSLGRTIMRTRHLRDILLFLAAWFLLSDGIATVSGTAVLFAKTQLGMQPAALGLINVITMIAGVFGAFSWSFVSRAFNLRASQTIVACIILFELVPLYGLLGFIPAIKSLGYLGLQQPWEMYPLGVIYGLVMGGLSSYCRSFFGELIPPGYEAAFYALYAITDKGSSVFGPAIVGIITDRYGEIRPAFVFLAVLILLPLPLMLLVDVERGKRDALSLSKELEGRTRQEVPAYGAVTQCPSHSEDLVE, encoded by the exons ATGCAAAATTGCACCAATTCTTTGGAAGTTCAGACCGCTTCCATCcgtcctccacctccagattTCCCTGGAGATGACACCAGACCGACATCTAAGAAGGAGCTCGCTGGATGGTACAGCTATGGCTGGGCTGCCGAGGTTTTTACAGTGTGCGCTATGG GATCgttcctccccatcaccctAGAGCAAATGGCTCGAGACCGCGGTGTACTTCTTTCCGATAAGACAACACCGTGCAGTGCTTCTTGGAGCTCTCTAGAGCTGACCTCACCATCGAGGACATGGAACACCATCTTTGATACCGCTGCATCTATTAAACCAGGCTCACCCAGAACAAGCCAGTGCATTATCCATATTCTCGGCGTTGAAGTCAACACTGCAAGCTTCGCTATGTACACATTCTCACTGAGTGTGTTCATACAAGCCATCTTGATAATATCAATGTCAGGTGCTGCGGATCACGGAAGCTACCGCAAAATGCTGTTGGTCATCTTTGCACTTATCGGGTCCGTTTCTACAATGCTGTTCCTTGCAGTCGTTCCAAGGCTCTACCTTCTAGGTGGGTTGTTAGCGATTATAGCTAATACATGTTTTGGAGCTTCTTTTGTACTATTGAATTCTTTTCTGCCTCTGCTGGTTCGCTATCATCCCATATTGCTGGGTGGAcatggtgaggaggattcACCCACCGAGCCCAACCATGATTCGACCTCTACAGCCGATGGCTCGGGTCAAACCGACGAAACTGAAGTAACATCATTGCTTCGGCCAGAACAAAGCCGCAATGCCTCTACTACGGGCGATGATACTCAAGTGTTTGCCTCGAAAACTTCTCAAGAATTGAAGCTCTCCACAAAGTTATCCTCAAACGGGATCGGGATCGGATACATAGGTGCAGTGATACTGCAAGCAATTTGCATCCTGGTTGTTGTCGAAACTCACCAGACAACATTCTCGTTACGCCTAGTCCTCTTTTTGATTGGGCTCTGGTGGTTTACCTTCACCATACCCGCGGCAATGTGGCTACGTGCCCGGCCCGGCCCGCCCCTTCCATATGGGAAGGAGACTCGTACATGGACTAGTTATATGGCATACGCTTGGAAATCTTTGGGCAGAACAATAATGCGCACTCGACATCTGAGAGATATCCTGTTGTTTCTGGCAGCCTGGTTCCTCTTAAGTGATGGTATTGCGACAGTCAGCGGGACGGCCGTCCTGTTTGCAAAGACACAACTGGGAATGCAGCCAGCCGCTTTGGGGCTGATAAACGTCATTACGATGATTGCAGGAGTCTTTGGAGCTTTCTCTTGGAGCTTTGTGTCGCGAGCATTCAATCTCCGAGCTTCACAAACGATAGTTGCTTGCATTATATTATTCGAGCTTGTGCCGCTCTATGGTCTCTTAGGCTTTATCCCCGCAATCAAAAGTCTAGGGTACTTAGGCCTCCAACAACCATGGGAGATGTACCCATTGGGCGTCATATATGGTCTCGTCATGGGTGGGCTTTCTTCATACTGTCGGAGCTTCTTTGGGGAATTGATCCCTCCGGGATATGAGGCCGCATTCTATGCTCTGTATGCCATCACTGATAAAGGTTCCAGTGTTTTTGGTCCCGCCATTGTTGGCATCATCACCGACCGTTACGGGGAAATCCGACCTGCGTTCGTCTTCCTGGCTGTCCTGATTCTGCTTCCTTTACCATTGATGCTTTTGGTCGATGTAGAGCGTGGAAAGAGGGACGCGCTTTCACTTTCGAAGGAACTCGAGGGAAGAACCAGACAGGAGGTGCCGGCCTATGGAGCTGTCACCCAATGCCCGTCTCATAGCGAGGACCTAGTGGAATAG